One part of the Desulfonema ishimotonii genome encodes these proteins:
- a CDS encoding YhdP family protein: MKKRWKTCLRKLGILACVFLVIVVGLLVWLRIALPSLSFLNPYIRTALSRFEPEFRIEYDEIRLAWSVRQMLPGVRIGHIRIFKEHHGLIARSPETLLLFSIPGLIAGKPEPVEIEILRPEITLPAPGETPVPPPAPAPKPEFHRRITDALFRVPALAERFSGFRQLHIRDAVVTVASASAPVRIAAVTFDIRHARAGLTIRARTEYTFREAETRLEARLRYPSDNSPSGIRLTASGLSPSFFGTFFPLPEVLRSGRFSVRGLAHARFSPSGDISVDPFELSAEEGTLVAPHYWEAPLAIETLQARGRITENLSQLELESLRLDLGDPVFSASGRIRLLGELPDLDLEVRADGLKIAEAHRYWPIRLAAPARRWIRDHFSAGAVSGATLSLRLRPEDLRMPQLPAHILSARVPFEGVILDYHPPLGELREARGVAEFSAHAIDIRGTEGAVYHSAAESIRVGITGLAAHRPEMTISAKVHGPPDDLMRAVDALTRNTEYPVRITTGRAETRLAFEFPLTGFTPEKFRYRAEADIRDMGISDFLGCRISEKRLKVRLENDALTVQGAQGRVKNRKVLEKPLPLKKIALRGRLLHHPPGLAVEKFSCGLGGPVITADGHVKIRDGLPEIAMNIGADRLTLEQAMGEWPRTLAPAAREWVGAHLRAGEVTDAKVRISIGPDDLRSGKLPKTAIEALVPFKNVVADYFPPLPELRGAEGVATFFSDAIDIGVRGGQIADTRLATGTLAITGLGGHSAPRVTIDANFQGPLGDILEVGKRLGKGYTGPPIENGVATTRLTLGFPLTPSLSADALQISVTADARDIRVRDFYGLDLRNGQLRASLTGQRFEADGSVQAGRTTVGIRFESSPPPSGIREDVIHLSAPLNLRNLPDFGLPALPPLIKGNAGAEAVVSISPDRTAIEVKADLGRVEIGRIKRPGEAAFLRFDLDIAGENTIRVSGIRLSGKGLNVSGSGQIDTAPVLMADFSFDRLKWGDTEAGLFVAYSGSNRQLGVELRGKRLDLGPLLAEFSPAPKPPAPPAGATPQRQPSSPAEASDATFTAKLDEVVLLNGDRLTSAEGRCRWQNGSLTAANFDAVLQKKKRVHLSLTPQADRTRLSVEADNAGALLTGLNICPYIRGGTLDLKAEFAGGLPLKHPAEGRLRIREFTAINAPTLVQLLSAASFVSVLGQLRSGGINFRSLRASFRYADKKLTVSEGRTEGLSLGLTAEGAYDTGAGTVDFKGIVVPFNILNRVVRSIPVVGRLITGKGIIATNYTITGPHDQPNISIQPLSTLAIGSLKDVFSQFEFKTEPGRPDIQKEKIK, encoded by the coding sequence ATGAAAAAACGGTGGAAAACCTGTCTCAGAAAACTCGGCATACTGGCCTGTGTCTTCCTGGTGATCGTCGTCGGACTGCTGGTCTGGCTGCGGATTGCGCTCCCCTCCCTCAGTTTTCTGAACCCTTATATCCGAACTGCCCTGAGCCGGTTTGAGCCGGAATTTCGGATCGAATACGACGAGATCCGCCTGGCCTGGTCTGTCCGGCAGATGCTGCCGGGGGTGAGGATCGGCCACATCCGTATTTTCAAAGAACACCACGGCCTGATTGCCCGCTCCCCGGAAACCCTGCTGCTCTTCAGCATCCCCGGCCTGATCGCCGGGAAACCGGAGCCGGTCGAGATTGAAATCCTCCGGCCAGAGATCACGCTGCCCGCACCCGGAGAAACGCCTGTCCCCCCCCCGGCGCCCGCCCCTAAACCGGAGTTTCACCGACGCATCACAGACGCCCTGTTCCGCGTTCCGGCACTGGCCGAACGGTTTTCCGGCTTTCGCCAGCTGCATATCCGGGATGCGGTCGTGACCGTCGCCAGCGCCTCAGCGCCGGTCCGTATCGCTGCGGTTACGTTCGACATCCGCCACGCCCGCGCCGGTCTCACGATCCGGGCCAGGACGGAATACACATTCCGGGAGGCCGAAACCCGGCTCGAAGCCCGGCTCCGCTATCCGTCCGACAACAGTCCCTCGGGAATCCGCCTGACAGCAAGCGGCCTCAGCCCGTCTTTCTTCGGAACATTTTTCCCCCTGCCGGAGGTTCTCCGGTCAGGCCGTTTTTCGGTCCGCGGGCTGGCGCACGCCCGTTTCAGCCCTTCCGGCGATATTTCGGTGGACCCCTTTGAACTGTCCGCAGAGGAAGGAACCCTTGTTGCCCCCCATTACTGGGAGGCGCCGCTGGCCATTGAAACGTTGCAGGCCAGGGGGCGCATCACGGAAAATCTGTCGCAACTGGAGCTGGAATCCCTGCGACTCGACCTGGGTGATCCCGTATTCAGCGCATCCGGGCGTATCCGGCTGCTGGGCGAGCTGCCGGATCTGGATCTGGAGGTCCGCGCAGATGGCCTGAAAATCGCTGAGGCCCATCGCTACTGGCCCATCCGGCTGGCGGCCCCGGCCCGGCGCTGGATCAGGGATCACTTTTCCGCCGGGGCGGTCAGCGGCGCAACCCTCAGCCTGCGGCTCCGGCCCGAAGACCTCAGAATGCCGCAATTGCCGGCGCACATTCTCTCTGCGCGGGTTCCCTTTGAAGGGGTGATCCTCGATTATCATCCCCCTCTGGGTGAGCTGCGGGAGGCCCGGGGCGTGGCGGAATTCAGCGCCCACGCCATTGACATCCGGGGCACAGAGGGGGCCGTGTACCATTCCGCCGCAGAATCAATCCGGGTCGGCATCACCGGGCTTGCGGCGCATCGGCCGGAAATGACCATCAGCGCGAAGGTCCACGGTCCGCCCGACGACCTGATGCGGGCCGTGGATGCCCTGACCCGCAACACAGAATATCCGGTTCGGATCACCACAGGCCGGGCGGAAACCCGGCTGGCCTTTGAATTTCCGCTGACGGGATTTACGCCGGAAAAATTCAGATACCGTGCAGAGGCTGATATCCGGGACATGGGCATTTCCGATTTTCTGGGCTGCCGGATCTCGGAGAAACGGCTGAAGGTTCGCCTTGAAAATGACGCACTGACGGTTCAGGGAGCGCAGGGCCGGGTAAAAAACAGAAAAGTGCTGGAGAAACCGCTCCCCTTAAAAAAGATCGCGCTCCGGGGACGCCTTCTGCATCACCCGCCCGGACTGGCTGTGGAAAAATTTTCATGCGGCCTGGGCGGTCCGGTCATCACGGCTGACGGCCATGTGAAAATCCGGGACGGCCTCCCGGAAATCGCCATGAACATCGGCGCGGACCGGCTGACCCTTGAGCAGGCGATGGGGGAGTGGCCCCGGACGCTGGCCCCCGCAGCCAGGGAGTGGGTCGGCGCGCATCTCCGTGCCGGAGAGGTGACGGACGCAAAGGTGCGGATCAGCATCGGGCCCGACGATCTCCGGAGCGGAAAGCTGCCCAAAACCGCCATCGAAGCCCTGGTGCCCTTTAAAAACGTCGTGGCCGACTATTTCCCGCCCCTGCCGGAACTCCGGGGGGCAGAGGGAGTGGCCACATTTTTCTCGGACGCAATAGATATCGGGGTCCGGGGGGGACAGATCGCTGACACCCGGCTGGCGACCGGTACACTTGCCATCACCGGCCTGGGCGGTCATTCTGCTCCCCGTGTGACAATTGACGCGAATTTTCAGGGGCCGCTGGGCGATATTCTGGAGGTGGGGAAGCGCCTGGGCAAGGGCTACACCGGTCCGCCCATTGAAAACGGCGTCGCCACCACCCGGCTCACCCTCGGTTTTCCCCTGACACCATCCCTTTCTGCCGATGCGCTTCAGATATCGGTCACGGCAGATGCCCGGGATATCCGGGTTCGGGATTTTTACGGCCTGGATCTCCGCAACGGGCAGCTCCGGGCGAGCCTTACCGGCCAGCGTTTTGAGGCGGACGGTTCGGTTCAGGCGGGCCGGACGACCGTGGGCATCCGCTTTGAAAGCAGCCCGCCGCCGTCCGGCATACGGGAGGACGTGATTCATCTCTCCGCGCCTCTGAATCTGAGAAACCTGCCGGATTTCGGCCTTCCGGCCCTGCCGCCTCTTATCAAAGGAAACGCCGGGGCTGAGGCCGTGGTCAGCATCTCCCCGGACCGCACCGCCATTGAGGTGAAGGCCGATCTGGGCCGTGTGGAAATCGGGCGGATCAAGCGGCCCGGAGAGGCCGCATTTCTCCGGTTTGATCTGGACATCGCCGGTGAGAACACTATCCGCGTTTCCGGAATCAGGCTCTCCGGCAAAGGCCTTAATGTCTCCGGCTCCGGCCAGATCGACACAGCCCCGGTTCTGATGGCCGATTTCAGCTTTGACCGCCTGAAATGGGGGGATACGGAGGCCGGGCTTTTTGTGGCCTACAGCGGCAGTAACCGGCAATTGGGCGTTGAGCTGCGGGGAAAGCGGCTGGATCTGGGGCCGCTCCTGGCGGAATTCTCCCCGGCTCCCAAGCCACCGGCGCCTCCGGCCGGGGCCACCCCGCAGCGGCAGCCGTCGTCCCCGGCTGAGGCTTCCGATGCCACCTTCACCGCAAAGCTGGACGAAGTCGTGCTGCTGAACGGGGATCGGCTGACCAGTGCCGAAGGGCGGTGCCGATGGCAAAATGGCAGCCTGACCGCTGCAAATTTTGATGCGGTTTTGCAGAAAAAAAAGCGGGTTCATCTGAGCCTGACGCCCCAGGCGGACAGAACCCGGCTTTCGGTGGAAGCGGACAATGCGGGTGCGCTGCTGACCGGACTGAATATCTGCCCGTATATCCGGGGGGGGACCCTGGATCTGAAGGCTGAGTTTGCGGGCGGCCTGCCGCTGAAACACCCGGCAGAGGGGCGGCTGAGAATCCGAGAGTTCACCGCGATCAATGCCCCGACCCTGGTGCAACTGCTGTCAGCGGCCTCTTTTGTCAGTGTGCTGGGACAGTTGCGGAGCGGTGGCATTAATTTCAGATCCCTGCGGGCCAGCTTCCGGTATGCGGATAAAAAACTGACGGTCAGCGAGGGACGGACGGAAGGGCTTTCTCTGGGGCTGACGGCAGAGGGCGCGTATGATACGGGCGCGGGCACGGTCGATTTCAAAGGGATTGTGGTCCCGTTCAATATTCTCAACAGGGTTGTCCGGTCCATACCGGTGGTGGGGAGGCTGATTACCGGAAAGGGCATTATCGCGACCAATTACACCATCACGGGTCCGCATGATCAGCCGAACATCAGTATTCAGCCGCTTTCCACGCTGGCAATCGGGTCGCTGAAGGATGTTTTCAGCCAGTTTGAGTTCAAAACCGAACCGGGCAGGCCGGATATTCAGAAGGAGAAGATCAAATGA
- a CDS encoding response regulator transcription factor — MKHTEKKRILIIEDEAHISEGLKLNLTLQGYDVEIAADGSAGLRKWKSWHPDLIVLDIMLPLIDGFSVLRNIRLEDEWLPVLILSAKSSADEKVRGFSYGVDDYLSKPFNLDEFLMRVERLLKRVSRHGTQVRPKTDAFPNTYTFGENEIDFDTATARCRMGTIDLTGQEVKLLKLFIANRGKPLSRARLLEIGWGYTHDTSTRTVDNFIVRFRKYFEVNSKKPVYFKSRRSVGYVFDHD; from the coding sequence ATGAAACATACTGAAAAAAAACGTATTCTGATTATTGAGGATGAGGCCCATATTTCCGAAGGGCTGAAGCTGAACCTGACGCTTCAGGGATATGATGTGGAGATCGCGGCAGACGGAAGCGCCGGGCTCCGCAAATGGAAGTCGTGGCATCCCGACCTGATTGTGTTGGACATCATGCTGCCCCTGATTGACGGGTTTTCCGTGCTTCGCAACATCCGGCTGGAGGATGAGTGGCTCCCGGTGTTAATCCTCTCTGCCAAAAGCAGTGCGGATGAAAAGGTCCGGGGCTTCTCTTACGGGGTGGACGATTATCTGTCAAAGCCGTTTAATCTGGATGAATTCCTCATGCGGGTGGAACGGCTTCTGAAACGGGTATCCCGGCATGGAACACAGGTGCGGCCCAAAACCGATGCGTTTCCGAACACCTATACCTTCGGGGAAAACGAGATTGATTTCGACACGGCCACGGCCCGATGCCGGATGGGGACCATTGACCTGACCGGGCAGGAGGTGAAGCTCCTGAAGCTTTTCATCGCCAACCGGGGCAAACCCCTCTCCAGGGCCAGACTTCTGGAAATAGGATGGGGCTACACCCATGACACTTCGACCCGGACCGTAGACAACTTCATCGTCCGGTTCCGCAAGTACTTCGAGGTCAATTCCAAAAAGCCGGTTTACTTCAAAAGCCGCCGCTCAGTGGGATATGTGTTCGATCACGACTGA
- a CDS encoding GrpB family protein, which translates to METLQQKIDRVVHEHIRITPYDPDWPRRFRQEKRHLLNCLPAGLIRRIEHFGSTAVPGLAAKPVVDMLVEVTALEETKQIIVPILESQGYDYFWRPALGDNTPPFYAWFIKRDAEGARTHHIHMVKRDFEHWDRLLFRDLLRERPALAAEYQALKLHLADQFGGDRVSYTRSKSEFIRKVTQMAKVYHKKTDP; encoded by the coding sequence ATGGAAACCTTACAACAGAAAATTGACCGGGTGGTGCATGAGCATATCCGCATCACGCCGTATGATCCCGACTGGCCACGCAGGTTCAGACAGGAAAAGAGGCATCTGCTGAACTGCCTGCCCGCCGGGCTGATCCGACGGATCGAACATTTCGGGAGCACCGCCGTGCCCGGGCTGGCGGCCAAGCCCGTCGTGGATATGCTGGTGGAAGTCACCGCCCTCGAAGAGACGAAACAGATCATTGTCCCCATACTTGAATCCCAGGGATATGATTATTTCTGGAGGCCGGCGCTGGGGGATAATACCCCGCCGTTTTACGCCTGGTTCATAAAACGGGACGCCGAAGGCGCCCGCACCCACCACATTCACATGGTGAAGCGGGATTTCGAGCACTGGGACAGGCTGCTGTTCAGGGATCTGCTCAGGGAGCGCCCGGCGCTGGCTGCGGAATATCAGGCGCTCAAACTGCATCTGGCAGATCAGTTCGGAGGCGACAGGGTTTCCTATACCCGGAGTAAATCGGAATTTATCCGGAAAGTCACGCAAATGGCAAAAGTTTACCACAAAAAGACCGATCCTTAG
- a CDS encoding sensor histidine kinase: MTTSGRMEISNRMLLGILLFLCCAMGVLVYETNGLITEFESFIFESSSRESTVTLTPDQQVAAFSTMIREKQSHFFSTILVALIAIMLTTLILSLRHVIRSVREEDHPAADIPDDISLPDTVPEAPDMVRSEIFEALEKMDALLEEDEPANDPDEEFTADFEFIDDEDEGDSGVLADSYNKMVEALQRTNELEKELSSQLADANARLETEVSERKRAEKEIRHLSRQLISGTEEAQKKLAQDLHDEFGQTLAALHMGVEALWNSIPEEMTGQRDRITALIGLIEELGDKIRSISSDLRPDLLDDLGLIPTLDWYCREFTEKYPRISVDFQSVGFKKRISPEIELILYRIVQESLNNVMKYAKARSVEVMLTYSYPKVILMVRDDGTGFDPGKRTGGIGLIGMRERAVSVNGTVDIRSEKGKGTTIRGELPVS, encoded by the coding sequence GTGACAACATCCGGCAGAATGGAAATCAGCAACAGAATGTTGCTGGGGATTTTACTCTTTTTATGCTGTGCAATGGGCGTGCTGGTGTATGAAACCAACGGTCTGATTACGGAATTTGAATCGTTTATCTTCGAGTCCTCTTCCCGTGAAAGTACCGTCACCCTGACACCGGATCAGCAGGTGGCTGCGTTCAGCACCATGATCCGTGAAAAGCAGAGTCACTTTTTTTCCACCATCCTTGTCGCCCTGATCGCCATAATGCTGACAACCCTGATACTCTCCCTTCGCCATGTTATCCGCTCGGTCAGGGAGGAGGACCATCCGGCGGCGGATATTCCGGATGACATTTCCCTGCCGGACACCGTCCCGGAGGCTCCGGACATGGTCCGGTCGGAAATTTTCGAGGCGCTGGAGAAGATGGACGCCCTGCTGGAGGAGGATGAGCCTGCGAATGACCCGGATGAGGAGTTCACAGCAGATTTTGAATTCATTGATGATGAGGATGAAGGGGATTCCGGTGTTCTGGCCGATTCCTATAATAAGATGGTGGAGGCGCTCCAGCGGACCAATGAGCTGGAAAAAGAGCTGTCCAGCCAGCTGGCGGATGCCAACGCCCGGCTCGAAACAGAGGTCAGTGAGCGCAAGCGGGCTGAAAAGGAGATCCGTCATCTCTCCCGGCAGTTGATCAGCGGCACTGAGGAGGCGCAGAAAAAGCTCGCCCAGGATCTGCATGACGAATTCGGGCAGACCCTTGCCGCCCTTCACATGGGGGTGGAAGCGCTGTGGAATTCCATCCCGGAGGAGATGACCGGTCAGAGGGATCGGATTACCGCACTGATCGGCCTCATTGAAGAGCTCGGAGATAAAATCAGGAGCATCTCCTCTGATCTGAGGCCGGATCTGCTTGACGATCTGGGGCTGATTCCCACCCTGGACTGGTATTGCAGGGAATTTACGGAGAAGTATCCCCGCATTTCCGTTGATTTTCAATCCGTCGGTTTCAAAAAGCGGATCTCTCCCGAAATCGAACTGATATTATACCGGATTGTCCAGGAGAGTCTCAATAATGTGATGAAGTACGCAAAGGCCCGGTCCGTCGAAGTGATGCTGACCTACAGCTATCCGAAGGTGATTCTCATGGTCCGGGATGACGGGACGGGGTTTGATCCGGGCAAACGGACCGGCGGTATCGGGCTGATCGGGATGCGGGAGCGGGCCGTTTCTGTAAACGGGACCGTTGACATTCGTTCCGAAAAGGGCAAAGGGACAACCATCAGGGGAGAACTCCCTGTTTCTTAA
- a CDS encoding response regulator — protein MEQISVLIADDHAVLREGVRKLLEEQPDMKVAGEATDGLLAVKKVKTLKPDVALIDIQMPNLNGLEAVTLIKDAVPETQVVLLSMHKKDAYVHQALSAGALGYVLKASPMSDVLEAIRTVHHGEYFLSSKINSKLITAFLKSRTEKPPVSGYDLLSEREQQVFRLLVEGKSSAEIADILCISSKTVEKHRANTMKKLDIHNMVAMVKYAIKIGIIGPELWED, from the coding sequence ATGGAACAGATTAGTGTGTTAATTGCCGACGATCACGCAGTATTGCGGGAAGGGGTCCGAAAGCTTTTGGAGGAACAGCCGGATATGAAGGTGGCGGGGGAGGCCACAGACGGCCTTCTGGCGGTAAAAAAGGTGAAAACGCTGAAACCGGATGTGGCGCTCATTGATATCCAGATGCCCAATCTGAACGGCCTGGAGGCGGTAACCCTGATTAAGGACGCTGTGCCGGAAACCCAGGTGGTGCTTCTGTCCATGCACAAAAAAGATGCCTATGTTCATCAGGCCCTGTCCGCCGGGGCGCTGGGCTATGTCCTCAAGGCCTCGCCCATGTCGGATGTGCTGGAGGCCATACGGACCGTCCATCATGGCGAATACTTCCTCAGCTCCAAGATCAACTCCAAGCTCATCACTGCGTTTCTGAAAAGCCGGACTGAAAAGCCGCCGGTTAGCGGCTACGACCTGCTTTCGGAGCGTGAACAGCAGGTGTTCCGGCTTCTGGTGGAGGGGAAATCGAGCGCGGAGATTGCGGATATTCTGTGTATAAGCTCGAAAACTGTGGAGAAACACCGGGCCAACACCATGAAAAAGCTCGATATTCACAATATGGTGGCGATGGTGAAATATGCCATCAAAATCGGCATTATCGGCCCGGAACTGTGGGAGGACTGA